DNA sequence from the Armigeres subalbatus isolate Guangzhou_Male chromosome 1, GZ_Asu_2, whole genome shotgun sequence genome:
CGTTCGAAAGTCAGATACggacgtaaacaagaataagggtgataATCAccttccttctttgaaagtttTGCCTTCTGAACCAActaaatttcaaatgaaaagtCATGTGTGGGTGgtgtaaaatttgaaaaactgatGCTTGTATAATCAGGTCATCTGTTTTTGCAGGTATTCCCACTGGTAGATCATGGAGCAAGTGTTACAGAGTTCTCTCATATCCGCTGCCGTTCAACTGgagaaacaattggacaatgaACTTTCCCGTCTTGACAGCCTCGGTGGCGAGGATCTGGAGAAGCTCCGCGAACAGAGAATCAAAGAGCTTAAGAAGCAAGCCAATCAGCGACAAGAATGGAAAAATAATGTGAGTAAATTTACTTCTGGGTTAGAATTAAGGATGTAAGAATAAACATTAATAAATGATATGATTCCAACAGGGACATGGCGAGTACTGCGAACTGGCGGATGAGAAAGAGTTCTTCGAGGTGAGCAAAAAGTCCGCCAACATCGTGTGCCACTTCTATCGAGACTCGACGCCCCGCTGCCGGATCGTGGACATGCACCTCAAGATTCTGGCCACGAAGCACATCGAGGCCAAGTTCTGCAAGGTCAATGCGGAAAAATGCCCCTTCCTGACGCAACGGCTGCGGATCAAGGTCATCCCTAGCATAGCCCTGATCAAGGACAGCAAAACGAAGGACTACATCGTTGGGTTCACCGATCTGGGCAACTGTGACGATTTCAGCACCGAGATGCTGGAGTGGCGCATCGCACAATCGGGTGCGATTGAATACAACGTAAGTTTAGGCATTGTGATATTTTCTCATTCTGTTGTAGCTAACATGAGCAATTTATCTTATTTTAGGGAGACCTGCTGACCCCACCTGACgacaagaaaaagaagaagaccgGCTACAACGCGAAAAAGACCATCCGCGGTGGGTACGATTCGGACGATTCCGATATCGACTTTGACGATTAATTATCAATCAGACCTGTGACAAGGGGGTTACGTTCGTTTAGAATCAACTCAAAATTGCTCTGGTAGCAAAAGGTAACGCGTGAACAAAAACTCGAATCCGCGAAGGATGCACCTTTTTATAGTGTTTACTGTTTAGGCATTATTATATAGAGTAGTATTTAAGGATCTCTTTCGGAGCGAGCGCGGCGCAATTTATAGTCTCTCACACAAACAGCATCAAAATTACTCACTTTCGTATCTTGCGACGGGTCACACAATTGGCACTTTATGCAGATATCGTTGCATGACCACTGATTCTAACCTTGTTTATATTTTCAACGTTACTAACAAACCTATCTGTATTTTTGTACTGTGCAAATGATGTTTCATGTGTGATATGGATGTTTCCCAAAAAATACCCTTTTCTACCTCCAAAAAAAACTCCTCTCCCTGTTTGTCCATGATACATCGCACATTAATAGACAATTCAGGAACATCTGTAAAAATTAAATTCTTATTTCGAATTTTAGAAACTGTctgatttaaaaatatatattgaaTATTGTTAAATCGCAAGCTGTCTAGTAAAATCGATTTTAGGAACCGTTTAGTACATTCTACCCGAAATACTTGGATGTAAATTGTACGAAAAGTCTGAGACGTTGAATAATGATCACATTTAACCAACGTTACATACATAGATCTAACTGCACTGTGCAAGAATAGGTTTTACGTTTCCAATATTTATTTTCTATCTTCATTCATTTTATGAACGACGAATTTAACTTTACTAACATTTAGTATTTGTAACCAGTTGGTGAAACTCGTGTCTTCTGTCGCAAATTCCTACACAAAAAATGCTAGGCAAGCACAATTTGCGATAATTTATTGTTTGGCTTGGCGTCCAATTTGATTGCCACACGGACCATTTCAGTTTTGACAAATGCAAACTTTAAACGTTATGAAGCGGTAGAAGTGCAAGATTACGAGCCTAGTGTCTAgatattaataaattatttaagTTTTCTATTGCTGATGATAAACGTGAGTTTTGTATGAAATTAATTTATACCGAAAGTCCTCTTCATGCGATTTACGAATGTTCAACCAGAAGCTAAAACTCATATGGTCCATCCAGGTAagtaatgaatttttatttgtcGTGTTCTATTTTACGAACAATGCATTTCAGGGAAGTCGTTTCGTAAATGGCATTTGGTGGCGTCCAATATAGCACTGGTCCCCACAAGGttctatctcacgcttccacgggtcgacaGATGGTTAGACCAGGATGCATTTATTGGGGGTGTtctgacttgtcaatatccccaactcaaccatcttggatttttgtatggaatttatgctcgtttgtttacgtatTGCACTGAAAACGTAtgttcccccccgcgctggttattcccatccactgacgaagtcggataacctgtacaaaaaaaaaaatcttgggcgagaccaccagctaagggttgcgtacttagctgatAGTGTAGCCTGGGTACTGTTGACTTTCTGACATCAGTTAGAGTGAGAAGGTATGCCTCAAGTGTATGTTCACCAGGAAGTACGGCttaaacagcgtctgcctggtacacAGCGGCTGAATAATGTCAGCTATACCAAAGGTGGCAGCACCAACAGCGCGGTGTAGATAATGCGACCCCAGTAAGGTAGCTTAACCCTTTCCCGCCCACgactttttttcaaagatttcaataggaaggaatcatctttgaaaaaaatgctagaacaaaagttatttggcatagccaaaattagtggaaaacgaaaaaaaaagtttttgattgtaaatcaatagttaattgtttttaatagtttcactatttcttgtaatcttgtaatcttgtaatatcaacgcaccctctgaccatagcctatctgcgttgtatttaaataccgctgagcgatacgtctactgggcaacacgtccggtgtgcactgcactaagatctccttagatgcaaccggaccgagatcttacttaaccttcttcggatattaaaaaaaacttacgaataagatgttggggtcatattgacccagaaatgtaaatgcttataaaacagtcaaattataaccgaattacaaagtttatataccgttcgaaaaataaactcatcaattttgtggctatgtggtgatatgctggttctggagacaatggccaccgggaaacgacttccacggggaccttgtcggtcatataaggggagcataaaaatcgctccatatatgcctttcgatcgctaattcttcatagattctgttaaaacggtaatgtatggtccatgagagggcttccgatgaaagtggccactcctggtacatgcaaggtgccccagggaacccgcaggaagggacatttccgttttagcaccaaaatatgccgtgcggcggctctttcgtcatgattttccaccaaacagatggttatgcgcttgaaatcgataagtgaccacattggccactcctggtacatgcaaggtgcccccggggaacccgcaggaagggacatttccgtttgagcaccaaaatatgccgtgcggcggctctgtcgtcatgagtttccacaaaatagatgataatgcgctcgaaatcgataagtgaccacattggccactcttggagcctatcaggtgccccagggaacccgtaaaGGGACATCTCCGTTCTAACAcgaaaatatgtcgtgcgacagctctttcgtcatgattttccacaaaatagatgattatgtgctcgaaatcgataattgaccacattggccactcttggaatctatgaggtgcccttgggtaACCCGTGGAaaggaatatttccgtttaaactccaaaatatgccgtgcggtggctcattcgtcatgattttccacaaaatagatgataatgcgctcgaaatcgctaagtgaccacattggccactcttggagcctatgaggtgccctcggggaacccgtaaaaggggacatttccgttttaataccaaaatatgccgtgtggcggctcttttatcatgattttccaccaaacagatggtcatgcgcttgaaatcgataaatgatcacattggccactccttgtatatgcaaggtgcccccagggaacccgtaggagaggacaattccgttctggcaccaaaatgtgcggtgctgcggctctttcgtcatgattttccacaaaatagatgattatgcgctcgaaatcgataagtgaccacattggccactcttgtagcctatgaggtgccctcggggaacccgtgaaaggggacattttcgttttaacaccaaaatatgccgtgcggcagctctttcgtcatgattttccacaaaatagataattatgcgcttgaaatcgataaatgaccacattggccgctcttggagtctaccaggggcccccagggaacccgtagaatgggatatttccgttttaagaccgaaatatgccgagcggcgactctttcggtgtatattcccaccaaagagatggttatttgCTCGAAAtaaataagtgaccacattggccactcttgaacctatgaggtgcccttggggaacccgtagaaagggacatttccgtttgacaccaaaatatgtcgtgcggcggctctttcgtcatgattttccacgaaatagatgattatgcgcttgaaatcgataagtgaccacattggcaacgcctggagcctatgaggggcccccagggaactcgtagaaggggacatttccgttttaccgccgaaatatgccgtgcggcgactcTTGCGGTGTGTTTTCTCatcaaagagatggttattcagctcaaaaacgataagtgaccacattgcctactcttggagcctatgaggtacCCTCGGGGCATCCGcaaaagaggacatttccgttttaacaccaacatatgtcgtgcggcagctctttcgtcatgattttccacaaaatagatgattatgccagtgaaatcgataagtgaccacattggccactcttggaaccttacaggggcccccagggaacccgccggaggggacatttccgttttagcaccgaAATATGCCATGCGGCGACTCTTTtggtgtgttttcccaccaatGAGAATGATATtcagctcgaaatcgataattgaccacattggccactcttggaacctatgaggtgcccccggggaacccgtagagagGGACATTTCCGTATTAGTAcaaaaatatgccgtgcgacggctctttcgtcataattttccacagaatagattattatgcgcttgaaatcgataagtgaccacattagcCACTCTTGGAATcaatgagatgcccacggggatcccgtagatggtgacatttccgtttttataccgaaatgagtaagtgaccacattttccattttggaacctatgaagtaccgtCGTAGAGCTCAtagaagaggacatttccgtgcttactcttacttacaatatcactaatcaactcaAAGCACATGACCATTGGTAAAAAATAAcaaagagccaccgcacggcatattttgatgttaaaatggaaatgtactcttctacgggctcccgggggcacctcataggttctaagggtggacaatatgtcaataatcgatttcgagggcacctatttggacgaaaatcacgacgaaagagccgccgcatgacatatgttggtgtaaaaatggaaatgtcatcttctacgtgttctccgaggaagcctcataggtttcaaatgtagccaatgtggttacttatcgatttcgagcgcacgtccatctgtttgatgggaaaacaccacttggtgtaaaaatggaaatgcccccttctacgggttccctgggggcctcTCATAGGCTCCAGGCGTttccaatgtggtcacttatcgatttcaagcacataatcatctattttgtggaaaatcatgacgaaagagacgctgcacggcatattttcgtgctaaaacggaaatgtcctctcatacGGGTTCtccggggcaccttgcatgtaccaggagtggccaatgtggtcatttagcgatttcaagcgcataaccatctgtttggtggaaaatcatgacaaaagagcctccgcacggcatattttggtgctaaaacggaaatgtcccctcctgcgggttccccggggcaccttgtatgtaccaggagtggccaatgtggtcacttatcggtttcaagcgcataaccatctgtttggtggaaaatcatgacaaaagagcccccgcacggcatattttggtgctaaaacggaaatgtcccctcctgcgggttccccggggcaccttgtatgtaccaggagtggccactgtggtcttttatcgattttaagcgcattatcatctattttgtggaacatcatgacgacagagccgccgcacggtatattttggtgctcaaacggaaatgtcccctccagcggattccccgggggcaccttgcatgtaccaggagtggccaatgtggtcttttatcgatttcaagcgcattatcatctattttgtggaaaatcatgacgacagatcggccacacggcatattttggtgctaaaacggaaatgtccctcctGCGGATTCTCCGGGGGTACCTTGCATgtaccaagagtggccaatgtggtcacttatcgatttcaagcgcataaccatctgtttggtggaaaatcatgacaaaagagccgccgcacggtatattttggtgctcaaacggaaatgtcccctcctgcggattctcCGGGGGTACCTTGCATgtaccaagagtggccaatgtggtcacttatcgatttcaagcgcataaccatctgtttggtggaaaatcatgacaaaagagccgccgcacggtatattttggtgctcaaacggaaatgtcccctcctgcggattctccgggggcaccttgcaagtaccaggagtggccaatgtggtcacttatcgatttcaagcgcataaccatctgtttcgtggaaaatcatgacaaaagagccgccacacggcatattttggtgctaaaacgaaaatgtcccctcctgcgggttccccgggggcaccttgcatgtaccaggagtggccactttcgtcggaagccctttcatggaccatacattaccgttttaaaaGAATATATggagaattagcgatcgaatggcatatatggagcgatttttatgctcccttttatgaccgacaaggtccccgtggaagtcgtttcccggtggccattgtctccagaaccaggatatcaccacatagccacaaaattgatgagtttatctttcgaacggtacgtaaactttgtaattcggtttcAATTCGACTattctataagcatttacatttctgggtcaatatgaccctaacatcttattcgtaactttttttgtggggtcgttcctgttgcaccttaaaatatttttttcatgtcagatgcttcatttccacaaaatattaaaagtcaagaaatttcagaacgatcggattatcaggtaaaaagttattctactttgaagtttcgttttgggtcatattgaccccaacatcttactaaggttaaggCTCCCAAGGGTCCGTTTCGTtgtgatatgttgccataaaatagaaatatatgcacttgcttttctaatctacgggaatatttaaatttactaatgatattgattagtgacaagtaaattcattcatcgatcagattagaacgagctcagtgcaattaaaatataaacgcaatacttatctgcaattcacagaagatgttgggattgtccttgaagtaatcacgttgtgaacacagacttcctgtattgacggtggttgttatgaatatgaataccactgctgataccggaacaataagattttcttcatcactggtcgtctggaaagaggtagataaaagaattgggccgcttccactcgccggcccgcaaaacattagtaagtaattaatcttactacaaagacaaaaatacagttctaataattctgtcttattaatggatatcacacatgcccatctgatactcaacttaaccaaaaacatatcctcaatacttaataaaatgataactgtatatagtttctattattgtccatatatacctactattcaatctaggattccaaatcggataaattaattcagttgctaactaaaagcttatcctcaacgctttggctgtcaatagtctccacaatatgaaccttaaaggttataactttgttcaatcctacatctgtttatattaaaactcaatcctaactgccccgaaaccgctttcaacacataactgccctgagcacagccactacatgcgacccacaggaccccaatcgaggacggcctacactataccgttgtgagcttacaccctctcctgggctgtgcgacgctgaaaacatgctcctaacgtttgatgcctaaaaataaaaataattaaactaattacactaaatcttacacttttgatcgaACCCGGCTGACATTCGCGTTAAACAATGTGTTCCATGAGTGCTGATCACTCATGATAACGCCCCGAATCGGCGAATAAAATTCAGTTTAACGCAGAGTTCaaaccctctcttgcgctaagtaatgctgaaaaccttctaggaatttgattcgtagaaacaaattatactgaaattggtgcgtggcaaaataagttatactattagctaatttagttaaaccctgactaccccacattatactggcccgtttggagtcatccagtggcacttggtcttagcattcgttttctttttaaattctataacaatttaccacgcttaccc
Encoded proteins:
- the LOC134222949 gene encoding thioredoxin domain-containing protein 9 isoform X2 produces the protein MEQVLQSSLISAAVQLEKQLDNELSRLDSLGGEDLEKLREQRIKELKKQANQRQEWKNNGHGEYCELADEKEFFEVSKKSANIVCHFYRDSTPRCRIVDMHLKILATKHIEAKFCKVNAEKCPFLTQRLRIKVIPSIALIKDSKTKDYIVGFTDLGNCDDFSTEMLEWRIAQSGAIEYNGDLLTPPDDKKKKKTGYNAKKTIRGGYDSDDSDIDFDD